One Ranitomeya imitator isolate aRanImi1 chromosome 1, aRanImi1.pri, whole genome shotgun sequence DNA window includes the following coding sequences:
- the FOS gene encoding protein c-Fos: MYHGIHSNPDYEAASSRCSSASPTGDSLTYYPSPAASFSSLGSPLTPTEFSAESSSGFVPTVTAISTSPDLQWLVQPTLISSVAPSQSRAHPYGASPAFSHTGVIKGSSGRGQSHGRRGKLEQLSPEEEEKRKVRRERNKMAAAKCRNRRRELTDTLQAETDDLEDQKSALQAEIANLLKEKEKLEFILAAHKPACKIPHDLEGAFQDLTSSLDLGLLSDVTCTSSSEATAEPLFPVDISQSSIPEKETTQLQVPLDLKSEPLDEFLFSSPVAGVTDAARSVPDVDLSSTLYTADWEPLYSTLSAEMEPLCTPVVTCTPTCTTYTTSFVFTYPESGAFPNCGTAHRRGSSSNEQSSDSLNSPTLLAL; encoded by the exons ATGTACCACGGAATCCACAGCAACCCCGACTACGAGGCGGCCTCGTCCCGCTGCAGCAGCGCCTCCCCGACTGGAGACAGCCTGACTTATTACCCGTCACCGGCCGCTTCTTTCTCCAGCCTCGGCTCTCCGCTAACCCCGACG GAGTTCAGTGCGGAGTCCAGCAGCGGTTTTGTCCCCACGGTCACTGCCATCTCCACCTCTCCAGACCTGCAGTGGTTGGTGCAGCCCACCCTCATCTCCTCTGTGGCCCCCTCACAGTCCAGGGCACATCCGTACGGGGCCTCTCCAGCATTCAGCCACACTGGAGTAATAAAAGGATCATCTGGACGAGGCCAGAGCCATGGAAGGAGGGGAAAGCTGGAGCAG CTTTCtccagaggaggaggagaagagaaaaGTGCGTCGGGAAAGGAACAAAATGGCAGCAGCTAAATGCCGTAACCGTCGCCGTGAGCTGACAGACACCCTCCAGGCT GAGACGGACGATCTGGAGGATCAGAAATCTGCGCTGCAGGCCGAGATCGCTAATCTACTGAAGGAGAAGGAAAAGCTGGAGTTCATCTTGGCGGCACATAAACCAGCCTGCAAGATTCCACATGACCTGGAGGGGGCATTCCAGGACCTGACCTCCTCCCTGGACCTGGGCCTCCTCTCTGACGTCACCTGCACTTCCAGCTCTGAAGCTACGGCTGAGCCCCTCTTTCCAGTAGACATTTCACAGTCTTCCATTCCAGAGAAGGAGACCACCCAGCTGCAGGTCCCGCTAGACCTAAAATCTGAGCCCTTAGATGAATTCCTCTTCAGCTCCCCTGTTGCTGGAGTAACTGACGCTGCCCGCTCTGTGCCGGATGTGGACCTGTCCAGCACCCTGTACACTGCTGACTGGGAGCCTCTGTACAGCACACTGTCTGCGGAGATGGAGCCGCTGTGCACTCCGGTTGTTACCTGCACTCCGACGTGCACCACCTACACCACCTCGTTTGTCTTCACCTACCCGGAGTCTGGCGCTTTCCCTAACTGCGGCACGGCCCATCGCAGAGGAAGCAGCAGCAACGAGCAGTCCTCAGACTCTCTGAACTCACCCACTTTACTTGCATTGTAG